The genomic segment AAGACGTTAAGAAGAAAATAGAtaacaacttttttaaaactaaagacaGAATAGGCAGAAGGTTGACTATGATCTTTATTATAAAACatccaggaaaacagaaattcaCTAGTAAACTAAGGTGAAACATTTTCATAATATCTTTTTGATATTGAACACAGATAATGACTCTCaattctttccatttgttttcaaCTATAAGAAGATACTTTACTGATAAACATATTTTTCCCAAACACTCTTTTCATTGCCTTATGCACATCTTTGTTCCTCAGACTGTAGATGATGGGATTCAGCATGGGAATCACGATGGTGTAAAATATCGACACAATCATGTCATGGTCCAAAGAATAGCTGGAACTTGGTCTCACATACATGAAGAGAACAGTCCCATGAAAAGCTGATACTCCTGTTAGGTGAGAGCCACACgtagagaaggcttttctccttccctcagctGAACGCATCCTCAGAATGGCCAACAGAATGAAGCCATAGGAGATCAGGACAATCAGGATAGTGGATATTTCAATAAATCCCGCAATGTAGAAGAGTAGAAGCTGGTTTGTGTGAGTGTCAGAACAGGAAATAGCAAGGAGAGGAGGGACGTCACAAAAGATATGTCTGATTTCATTGGAGGCACAGAAGGATAGGCTAAATGTGGCCACTGTGTGTACACAAGCATGCAAAATGCCACCAACATAGGAAGCAATGATGAGTGGTACATAGACTCTGGGTGACATGCTGACTGTGTACAGCAGGGGGTTGTAGATTGCCACATAGCGATCATAAGCCATTGCAGCCAAGAGGAAGCATTCTGTGGTCCCAAAAGTAACTGCCAGAAACATCTGTGTTGCACATCCAAGGAATGAAATGACTTTATTCTGTGACAGAAAGTCTACTAACATATTTGGAGCAATTACTGAAGAATAGCAGGCATCCACAGATGATAACACACTCAGAAAATAGTACATGGGATTGTGGAGCCAGGAGTCCCCAATGACCAATAAAATCAGCCCTAAATTTCCCATCAGAGTAAACAGGTAAATCGctagaaacaggaaaaataagaCAATCTGCAGTTCTAGATTGTCTGTGAAGCCCTTCAGTACAAAGGTAGTAACTTCAGTGACATTCTTCATGTTGAAACCTCCCTTGTGTTCAAACATAAAGAAGTTCGTACAATTATAATTCATTTACTACAAAGAAAGTAAGTGTAATTGTGACTCAATGTTGTGATGCAAGGGAACATGAGATATGGCTTCATATTTATGTTTTGGCAACATAAAGTTTCCTTGTTGCAGACAAGACAGTGACAAGACAGTGGGTCAAGTGTTCATGCCACTCactaaaattaaatggaaaagatGGGTGTCCAGTCACTATGTGAATCCATGACATTTCCAAAACCAGCAAGTCAACTGATTAATTTACAACTGTATTGTATCAGCTGTTTTCTCATTAAATCACACTGAACACCAACTGattggttaaaaaataattttccttttgtaatgACACACATGAGGTAGTATATCAGTGTAGAGAGCATTGAGATAGAAAGTCAGAATCGTAAAGCTTTCAGTGATAGTGTACAGTGATCTGCTCTAAACTAGTCTCCTGAGGAAAGAGAGCATTAATATTTACTTATTCTCCAATATTGGAGTAAaaattgaaagacaaaaatatgttaataaacTTGAATCTTGACAATTATATCAAAGAGGCAATTGCTGAATTAGTTTGGTTCTACAGAGTAGTTGCATCCTGGATTGTAATATTTTATGAGCTAATCTCTAAACATTTTCGAACTCTACTAGATCTTCTTGGTTCTACCAAAAGAATGAAGCAAGAATTTTTAAGGACGATCCCCACAAATTAATTAAaccaaattaagaaataataacacTTTGATGAACATGATGAAATCTAGGTTTTAAGATGTGATCAAGAGTCATGAGAAAAAGATCAGCCTGAATACAATTCTTGACATCAATTCAAAGATTCGCCTGTTGAAGACAAATGACATAGGATTTAGATCTGAAAGTGTGTGTTCACGGGTTCACGATTCAATGTCAGGTGTCCGATTAGGGTTAGGCTTTCTCTTCCAAGTTTACTTCTCTTTAAAGTAGTAATACGTTTGAGTGACCAGGCAGCCATAGTGGCATATAGCCAGACAGACTGACTAAATGTGTAAAACCATAAATAAAGCAGTTCCCTTTAAGTGTGTCAATTTTTGGTTATAAATTTAAGATGCCACAATAACTGAAGTTTTGTCATCAGatgtagtttttttaaaacattggtaAATATTAGGCCCTAAAACTAATTTTATAACTAATCATCTAAAAGTATGTGACCAGAGCTTTGAATCagatatttcattctttgttgACATTTAACATATTTGTTTTGTGATTAATAATCCTCACTAAAACTTTATTCTTTCAGGATTAAATCCAATGAATTGTATTttgattgtgattttttttcccctctactcACACACAGCTCACCACCATTCCATTTGCTACTATATTACTGTGCACTTAATTTCACCTGGGTAAGTACAATAGTGAAAGACTCCAATGTTAAAAACTTCAGCTAAATTTTACTAGATGCCAAAATAAAATTTGTCCTAAGTACAGCTAAGtcaatattaaaacatattgAAAGCACCTAGAGTTATAAGTGCTTTATAGGGAATTAGTAATATAACAtcagcttttaaaattaatgaaaaccacttgaaaaacagttttgtattttattttttatagtttatattattAGAGTTGTCTTTACTTTCCCCTTTTTgacacctccacccagcccttgccCCTCTTTCCCTCAGGCCATTAGTGCTCTGCTGTCTGGGTCTATGGGCTGTGCATACATGTTGTCTGGATAatgccttcaccttctttcatccccTCACCCATCCTCTCTGATTGCTGTCAGTCTGCCTTTTCACCCCACAATCCCACTTCTGCAAATGTATCCTAAGAATACCAAAATGCCAATTCAACAGTATATATGCACCCAGTACATTCATataagtgttatttacaataaccaagatctggaaaccGCCTTACttaccatcagtagatgagtggataaaaaactgtggtgctTTTACACAGtcgaatactatgcagccataaaaaaggaactcctaccttttgagacagcTTGGGAGATTATAGGCTAAGTAAAAAACAGacagacctggagattattattcgaaaaaaataagccagtcagtgaaagacaaataccatattctcacttatatgtgaaatctaatgaacaaaataaactaacaaacgaAATAGAATCAGAGgtatagatacatagaacagtctaaaaataaagttttaaaagaaggcagaaaattCCAAATATCTTTGCCTCAACACTGAAACACTAAGTTGGCCAAGAGGAGCAAAATAGTAACGGACATGCACTGGGCACACGCAGCAGAAATGGACTTTGTGGACTTTCCAGCAACTCTCACAGCTAAGCAGTCCCAGAGCCAGCAATCAATCCTGCATCTCTCAGAGGGCATGCCCACTCCCAGTGTTACTCTGTCTGCTACAGTATCATGGCCTCATTCTGTAGAGGCCCTCCCCAGCTGTCACTCCCGGTGAAATAAAATGTGATTCTTGATAAATAGTcagataaattttaaacattaggaCTAGATAAACATTATGAAATAGCATTAACAAAGTGGCTTCTATATCACAAAGCTAGCAAAATAAAAGATGATTGCTTCCTGattaaagcaaaataaacccCCCAGGCAGTTGAATAGGTcaagtgttttctttgttgttattgctTTAATCTTACCTTCCTTCTtccatcagaaaaatgaaagcagacaTTTGATTTGGAAAACTCTTACTTAACTCCACAAACATAAATTcagtagtttatattttctttcttgtagttACTTTCCTATGTAATAGGCTACAACTAAAGAGCTTAGTACTAGGAATTTTGTAACATTTGTTCTCAATATTCTTAGGCTCCtcctcataaaatatttttcaaatgacctACCATTTTCTCTTCTTAACTGTGTACCAGCAAAGACAGGTTTAGATACACTATGACTACAATTAATTTAGATTATTTATATTCCTTTATACAACTGTTGATGAAAATCACTAGAATTTCCCCAAGGGGAACATGCTCCAATTATCTCCTGGTTCAAGATAGCAACATGATGATTTACTCAATAATTATAAAGAAAGTGGTTATGGAATAATTTACTACAtgttgatatttatttaaaaatcagactcctctggcttctgagcacaatcacgctttagatttgcattttcctgatgattggTGACATTAAGGTTTTTTTGGCTTGCATCTGTACTTAatgtatttctctttgttttatttcatattgAACTTATTAGGAAGACATTGGTTGataagattatacaggtttcaagtgtacatttgtATGATacgtgatctgtatattgcattgtgtgctcaccacccaaagtcaaatcatatTCTGTCACCATAGATTAGTCCCCTTTACCCCTTTATTACTCCCCTAACTCCcatccctctggtaaccacaatactattttctgtgtctatgactttcagttttatgtcccacatttgagtaaaatcacatggttcttagctttttctgactgatttattttccttagcatgatattttcaaggtccatccgtgttgttgtaagtggcagtatttcatcttttcctatggctgagtagtattccattgcatatacaTACCCCATCTTCCTTATAGACTCATCTCTGAAAGGACACTTGGCTTGTCTCCAGGTCTTGGCCACTGgtaatagtgctgcaatgaacataggggtgcatatatttttgcaataatgttttcaaattttggaggCAGATACCCAAAAGAAGGTTGCTGAGTCACATGGAAACTCTATTCTTACTTTTTGGAGGAACCTCCTTACTGATTTTCATAcaagcagtgaatgagggttccttttcctccacaacctctccaacagttattttttgtcttaatgATGATAATAgacattctaacagatgtgaggtggtatctcattgtacttttgatttgcatttcctcaatagctagtgaagttgatcATCTTTTCGTATttcttttggccatttgtatgtcttcttgggagaagtgtttgTTGAGGTCCTCTACCCAAATTTTAATAGGATTGATGTTGAGTTgagtaagttctttatatattttggatatgaagTCCTTGTCACAGTTGTtgtttgcaaataccttctcccatttagctgattgctttttttgtttgtagttgcctttgctgtgcagaagctttttggtttgatatagtcccattcatttatttttgcctttgcttctcTTGCTTTTAGGGTCAAGTTTACAAAAtattctctaagaccaaggtccataactTTAGTACTTACGTTTTCTTCTGCTTAATTTATTGTGTCAAATCTTACATTTGTTCATACTactctgttggccatttgtatgtctttttttgttgttgttgagcaATGTCTACTGAAGTGGTttccaagtattttctcccattccatagtttgccttttcactctgttgatttttccctttgttctgcAGAAGAtgtttagttgtatttattctcacataaCTAATTTTGCTTCTGTTGTCTGTGCTTATGGTTCACGGTGTCATGTCCATGAAATCATTGCCAAGTCCAAAGTCAAGCTTATTTCTTATGATTTTTCTGAGAGTATAAAAGTTTCATGTGTTCTGTTTAGGTGTTAAGGGAGGAGAACAGGGACTTGGGGCAATCAAAGATTAAATTCACAACttgcatttcaaaataattaaaatatgccaGCCTTTACAGTATGCTatgcccacctcctcctctgccaCTGTTTCTAATACTTGGCAATCACTAATCTGATTCCATCACTCTGTTTTTGTCATTTGAAGAATGTTGATGAATAATAGCATACCACTGGCAATATTTGGGGACTGGGTTTTTCCACTCTACCTAATTCTCTTGTGATTTACTTGTCCTTTTGTGTGTATAAATCACTTGTTCCTCTAttgttgctgagtagtatttcttGGTAGGGATGATTCAGTTTTCTTAGCCAATCACTCATAGATGGGCATGTGGGTTCATCCCAGTTTTCAAGTATGATGAATAAAACTTCCTGGGACATTCACTCAAAGATGACTATATAACATTCATTTCATTCCCTTGGGATGAGCTCCCAAGAGTGTGATTGGTAGGttgtttaattttgataaagtccattTATCAAATCATTGTTTATAGATTATGCTTTTGATGTCATGTTGTTATTGGTGAAAAATCTGCCTGAAGTGCCAGGGAGTCTTCCCCATTGGCCATGATGGCAGCAGAAGGAGGTTCTTATATTCCTCCTGCCCGAGGAGTCTAAGAAAAGCTGGAAACATCAATGGATAGGGCCTGAGTGTGAAAAGCTAGCAAGAGAATGGGATAGAGAAAAAGCCCTTCCTCTGCCCACCAAATTatgggtgggaccaggggaaggcaggcacaggtGCCATAAAAGTCAAAATGGTGCAAAGGGAGGTgctgaccaaagaggcctgtcagtctagcctgggaaaaggaggGATTGGTTTGGAGGTGGACCCACCCAAAGTGTGCTAAAGTTTGGGACGTTGACTGGTTATTTGGGGAAAGCACCAGGCCTGTTTCACACCCAAattaatataatcccagggaaacAGAGGCTTGGGCTCATGGCTCTTTTGCTGGTGACCTGCAGTTGCCctcacctgttctctccatgggccatgtggccttagcaggtctcactccctctgggccATCTGGTGATGTACCCGCTGGTGCACTTCTGCACTCTCCTGACAGTGTGACTCTGCAGCCCTAGCAGCTGCATGACTCATGGCTGGGTGGTCTCACATGCAGGCTCCAGCAGGGAGCCTAAAATGAACACCAGCCAGGAACAAACTAAGCTACCTGGGTGGGGACTGGGACTGTTTAGCAGCTGCCTTCAGTCTCCAAGGGACGGTACTTTGAAATGGAGCAGGAagtctggacactggcttttgtcttggtcttGCCAAGGAGATGGGTTTTGAGACAGGAGTTCGCCATTCTCCCAGGTCTTGCAGCACCTGACTAAAAGCTCTTTCCTTgtgcaccagcatctgcctcacgtgtttggcttttgtggtgacTGGCAACCAAACCCCTGCTTCTGTTTCGTTACACCATCTATACACTTTGTTCCTCTGTCACAGAGTCTTTTCTTGGCTGCCTaagtttttatttactaataGCCATGagaaatttgattatgatgtgctttTACACAGTTGTTATGTGCTGTTTGTACCCTGGGCTTGTTAATATTCTTCAGTCTGAAGGTtatacatttttatcatatttgaacattttcacaatattttctttaaatatattgccCAATTCTCATTCTgcctatttctgttttttctctaaGTCCCATAAAGAGAGAGATTTGGGTTGTTCAATTGACAATATGTGTTTATTACCTTGAATGAACCCATTTCTATAAAATCTATCATGCATTCTTTTTAATGCCTTTTACCAAGTTAGGCACTACAGATACAACTAGGAATGTGATGTCAGAGTCCCtggctttctaaaaataaatgtctagtGGAGGAGAcatttattttaggaaatcaGACTTAATTATAGAAACAACTTTAGCTTTAAGATTAAAATTGTCCTACATGTgttaatacataattaaaaaaatgatccaAATAAAGTTTTCGATTTGAAGTAGAAGATGCACTAAGCACAATCTGTGTTAACAAAAAAGTTCAAGgataaattaaaacataactttagtatagttttaatatttgaatgtTCACAACAGTGATAAGACTGGCGTTTGGGATACTGCGGGGGAAGGAGTTACTGAAGTGACGCAGAGCACTGGCGCCCAGTAGCACAGGCGGGCTGGCTCACGGCCGGATCTTTCTACCTTTCCTCCTGGGCCCCACGCTGCACTATTGGTCCTCATCCTTGCATTAGCTACGAGAAGAATGATTTCAACAGAAGTGAAGATGCCACCACAACCAAGGAAGTATTTGCAGCTATTTTGATTATTCAGTGATTAAGCAGCAATATTTTAAGCATCCACATCTTAAAAGTAAAGTTTCCTACTCACCTTATTTTATAAAGGggttgaaattaatataatatcatGAGTCCATTTCTGAAAACAATCATGTTTTATGATTGTGGAAACATGAATAACCTTTATCATTCAGTGATATATTCTGTTGGATCTTTGACAGAtatattttctgaagttttttttttatttagtaacCCCCCATGACCATTATAGCTCAAAATGCTATTGTGGTTAGAATcaattaataagaaatatatattcttttattcacttaaaatatatattttagtatttagttGGATATTTTCATTAACCACAATCCATGTATATTCTGTGACATGAAGTATagactttattttcaaagttcCTTTTCAATAAAATTGCTCCAACATAGACAATGGTGGTTGTTTAAACAAATGCCTTTATAAGTATTGAAAGAATAAAACCAATCCTGTAGAGAAACTTGGAATGGAAGGTGACAACTGGGGGTATAATTTACAGATGGATCTCAAGCTCCATAAAGTAATAGCTCTGTTTATAAGAAGGATAGAAAAAATTTATGCTGTAATTGAAATACAgcgaaaaaaggaaaggaggcatAAGAAGGAGGAGTAAGAGAGAGGAGCCAGCACAATGGTTCCTCTGTAAGGCTGGGGAACGTGGATGGGCAACTGGGAAATTCAGCAGTTCAGTTTCTCTGAGAAGGAGGCCCAATGCTGTACCATGACCTCTGTCTGGCCTCCTTCCACTATATCTGCAGTGAGTTTACTCCATTTTCAAAGGATTTCTTTGGAAGGACTTTTTCATTCTCGTGGACCCATCCTTCAGAAAGCAGCCATGATCAACGTGAATCAGGACAACTGGACAACCAGTATGAAGTCCTATGGACTTCTGGTGAGAGCATCAGGGTTCCAACCAAATTCATCCACAACATAAAGGGCCAGAAAATCTCCATGGAAAACCTTAAAGTTTCTCAGTTTTACTTTTGAATTGAAAAAGGATCTGAACTGGTCCAAATTCTATTATCTTGACTTGCATGTCATGCCCACTCTCTTTACTAAATGTTAGTGATGTTTTGCAGGTACAGAGATGGGGCAGGTAATGAGTGTCGatatgggggcaggggtggaggtgaTGGGTGCCCTTAAGAATTGGTGTCACTTTGAGGAtgactttttttctctgtttgtttAATAACATTTCATTCCAAGATACAGCAATAAAATTGGTATAAGAAGAGTTTATTGTTAAGACTGTCTAAAAAAGTCAACAGAACCCAACAGTGTGTAGTATAAGACTATAATATGGAAAAATTGAATATATGtcatttttgaataaatagcAATGCTTTGCTTTCATGTACATGCAGCAAGTGAAAGGGATAAAGTGAAAGGCATAAAAAGGTAAAATCcccttttacatattttttcacttgtttagCCAAATGTCCTGTTTCTTATTTTCATGTCTACCAAAACGTTTTTgttcagttttcattttgttttaaaggttCATTTTTTCTGTGTGATATGAATCTTTCAAGCTGAAGACAAAAATGGTTGCAACAGGTTCAGAAATTGATAGAAACaatgctataaaaataataaaacttttagtAGCTGAACAAAAAAAAGTTATCTGTGGCAGGAAAAACGATCTCACTGGACCACTTTCCAAAAAGTGCCCCACATACGCCTTCACCACCAGCTACCAGGCTTGCTCTTCCTTGTTTAGAAACTATAAAAACCTTTGAATAAgtttaactgtattttaaaaagtgtttattttaatattatggcTTATAACTTACATAACTGTGATTTCTTGGGTCaactaatgcattttttaaaggtgAAGTTGAGTATTTGAGGTTCGGATAAAAAGGATTATGATTGTCCCATTGAAATTCGTGGAATTTTAAACCATTTGTTACTTCCTAAGGGCAGGATTGTCAGAGGCCAGAGAAAAACCCTTCATGAAGATAGATTTGCATTTATGTTAGTTTGAGTGATTGAAATGGGTTATGCAGGAACCTCTTTAATGCGTCCTTCACATCCTTGTTCCTTAGGCTGTAAATGAGGGGATTCAGCATTGGTATCACGAGGGTATAGAAGACTGAGGCCGTTTTATCAGTATGTAAGGAGTGGTTGGTCCTTGGCTGCAAGTACATGAAGAGAAGAGTCCCATAGAACACAGTGACAGCCATCAGGTGAGAAGCACAGGTGGAAAAGGCTTTGTGTCGCCCTTCTGAGGAACGGATCCTCAAGATGGCAAGGATGATGTTAAAGTAGGATATCAGAACAATAATCATTGAGAAAATCAAATTGATGCCCGAAAAGGAAAAAGCAGCAGTTTCTGGAACATAGGTATCAGAACACGACAATGCTAATAACGGGAcattatcacaataaaaatggtTGATCACGTTGGAAGAGCAGTAGGACACAGAGAACACGCTGGAAGAGACAGTCAATGCTATGGTCAGGCTGTAGAAGTGTATGAGGGACACCAGCAGAAGGCAGATCTGTGGAGACACCACCACCATATAGTGCAGGGGGTCGCACACGGCCacgtagcggtcataggccattgCAGCAAGAGTGAAAATCTCAGCCACAATAAAAAGTACGAATCCACCCAGTTGCACTGCACACCCATAGTAGGAGATGGTTTTCTTGGAAACCAAGAAGTTAACCAGCATTTTAGGGGCAATGACAGTAGAGTTGCCAAGATTGACCACAGCCAATTGCcggaggaagaagtacatgggggtcTGAAGTTGAGAGTCAACACTGGTGAGGGTGATGATGCCCAGGTTCCCTGCCACAGTCAGCCCATAGATgaccaggaaaacaaagaagagtgGGATCTGGAGCTCCGGGCGGTCTGAAATGCCCATGAGAATGAACTCGGTCACCTGCGAGAGATTCCCTGGTGCCATTGATTTTCTTGCTTCCATCAATCATGGGGACAATGAAAAGAGATGAATAGACAATAAGATGTTTTCTCTGTTTGATGCCACATTGTTA from the Desmodus rotundus isolate HL8 chromosome 5, HLdesRot8A.1, whole genome shotgun sequence genome contains:
- the LOC112306645 gene encoding olfactory receptor 5T7 isoform X1 — translated: MQYTDHNVTEVTTFVLKGFTDNLELQIVLFFLFLAIYLFTLMGNLGLILLVIGDSWLHNPMYYFLSVLSSVDACYSSVIAPNMLVDFLSQNKVISFLGCATQMFLAVTFGTTECFLLAAMAYDRYVAIYNPLLYTVSMSPRVYVPLIIASYVGGILHACVHTVATFSLSFCASNEIRHIFCDVPPLLAISCSDTHTNQLLLFYIAGFIEISTILIVLISYGFILLAILRMRSAEGRRKAFSTCGSHLTGVSAFHGTVLFMYVRPSSSYSLDHDMIVSIFYTIVIPMLNPIIYSLRNKDVHKAMKRVFGKNMFISKVSSYS
- the LOC112306645 gene encoding olfactory receptor 5T7 isoform X2; the encoded protein is MKNVTEVTTFVLKGFTDNLELQIVLFFLFLAIYLFTLMGNLGLILLVIGDSWLHNPMYYFLSVLSSVDACYSSVIAPNMLVDFLSQNKVISFLGCATQMFLAVTFGTTECFLLAAMAYDRYVAIYNPLLYTVSMSPRVYVPLIIASYVGGILHACVHTVATFSLSFCASNEIRHIFCDVPPLLAISCSDTHTNQLLLFYIAGFIEISTILIVLISYGFILLAILRMRSAEGRRKAFSTCGSHLTGVSAFHGTVLFMYVRPSSSYSLDHDMIVSIFYTIVIPMLNPIIYSLRNKDVHKAMKRVFGKNMFISKVSSYS
- the LOC112306646 gene encoding olfactory receptor 8J2-like, with translation MAYAYRNKEQPCVALPSVILQKRKYIAARKSMAPGNLSQVTEFILMGISDRPELQIPLFFVFLVIYGLTVAGNLGIITLTSVDSQLQTPMYFFLRQLAVVNLGNSTVIAPKMLVNFLVSKKTISYYGCAVQLGGFVLFIVAEIFTLAAMAYDRYVAVCDPLHYMVVVSPQICLLLVSLIHFYSLTIALTVSSSVFSVSYCSSNVINHFYCDNVPLLALSCSDTYVPETAAFSFSGINLIFSMIIVLISYFNIILAILRIRSSEGRHKAFSTCASHLMAVTVFYGTLLFMYLQPRTNHSLHTDKTASVFYTLVIPMLNPLIYSLRNKDVKDALKRFLHNPFQSLKLT